aaatgaaatgtgattataaatttgacttgggaaacgtgtgtttttgttgtgtagtgtgttaagttaaagttaaagttaaaatttttgaattgggaaatgtgtatttttattgtgtagtgtgttgagttaaagttaaagttaaagttaaaaccATTGAACTCAGAATCCAAATTGGGCCAAGTGTTTGGGAATCCAAGCAGGGTCGTAATCATTTTTAGAGGGTGGATTACAGGTATTCGAGTCCACATAGCACGTCCAGGCCATGTATCAAAGTCACATATTGTCATGTAAAGGCACACGTGAAAGTCAATAATAATGAGTTaatcccacattgaaaaatcaaaaaaggAATGCTTAGATTTATATGAGATTGGATATTacaacttatcagcttgagatCTTTTTATTAGAGATAGGCTCAATTATTTGTAAGCCCAGTAAAATTTTACGGACTCAAAGTTGCATGAATAGTTAAGGAATTACAATATATTAGTGCGATTTGGAGTAGAAAATTGAAGGGAAACAGAGAAGGATTAGTGGAAGAACTTCAAAATTGaagaattttcaattcagtGAGCCATCCGTGCATTAAGACGCCGTCGATTAGATCGTCCCTACTACATTTTTGGAAATATTCGAAagtttaattgaaaaatgaaagaatgatAGCCACGGATTGAGCAAAAAGAGCCAACTTGACTTGACAATGACTTTATTACGAAAAActattaaatcaaatttaagaGTCAGACTAATTTAAAAGCAACTTTTTTATATGACATGAAATCtattaatttgaattattCTATTCTTAAATGTTACCGTTTAAGTTCCAGTTCATTTaatattcatttatatattctcTAGATTGATAAAATGCTTTGTtaagatattttattattgGTATGCGCATAGTAATTATCAGATAACTAGTACAAAGATTGACAAAGTATTTATGAcactaaaattttatattaactaTTGAattctcaaataataaaaaaattgaatttgtcATCTTCTATAAACTTGATAAATACTTCTCTGtgcataaataatatatttatgttttctctatatatatatataatcttttgCTAATATCAAcacaaaatatcaaatataaataaatataaaccAGTGTTGCACTATTAATAccaaataataatatcataatattGTCCCGACAATAATATTGGGTAACGATAATGTACGATATTTTTCATCATGACAcatctcttagccaaaatttGATCGAACATTATATCGACTTTGGACATTCCAAGATGATCACAACTTACATAAACTTTCGACCGGGCGGTCCAAAATCTGATTTGCTTTTTGTCAGTTTCGTTCTGTCACGTGTCTCATGAAATGCtctaaaatcatgattttagtTAAAGTAGATCTTCGTTAATTATTGGAAGCTGTTAACCATTAATCCAATAGCTATGGGTCCTGGCCTCGTGAATCATTCCCCACTCGATAGTAGCATTTCATTTACAATGAGGTGTAGTATAGTTAGTAAACAGTAGACTAGCTACATTATCAGTAAAGGGTTTTATCTGAAATACGGGATTTCAAAACAAATTGAAAGGATTTTTACAACATATGTTGATGTTTGAAGAAAGATTAAATTCTCAAATTTCAACTATAATATCacccggaaaaaaaaagcttttattaatttccaaagatcagtaaaaaaaatcattttcacaATGCGGAGCCATAAGACTATATCACTAGGAAAACGACTTATGTCTAACTTAATCCAGGCCCCCCAATCAATCCATGAAACTGGAGACTTTTACACATCACAAACGTACTTAACTCGAATGTCGATAAGCCAGAAATCTTCAATGTGTGATCGAGAAAATATTCAACTGACCaaattatatagataataaaacACGGTGATATATGCATATTGCAGAATGTGGATGATATGACAATCACAGTCAAGAATTCATGCACCCTCGGAGAATGAGGATGATAAATGTAGATTgaatgtggatgatatgtaCTTGATAGTCTTCCTCCATTTAAATTTGCGTTCATGTTAAAGGCATCAGGCACGGCGTCGCAGGAGACAACTAGTTACATGAATACCATCGTCGGGAATAATTCCGAGGTAGATGGCTCGAAGATCAAGGAAGAGAAATATGAAAGAATtgcattaagaaaatttttatgagACAATCGCTGGTTGAAGATCTCATGGTATTTACAGCTAACCGATGTAAGCAGCTCAGTTATTGTTTTGCAAAGTCCTGTGACACCAATCAACCTAAAGGACTAAATGTACTGAGATTTACACTTCTGATCCTATGAACGGTTAACTCAAGCAGTAAGCAGAAGAGCATCGCTAGAGTCACGTACAGTAACTTCTCCATGATTTCCGAATTCACATCATGCCAAGTGAGTAAACTTTTTTAGCCATCCTACTGCATGCTCCCGAAAGAATGCGTCAGAAGATATTAGTGTTCGGTTCGAGGCTCCTGATTTTGGTCTCTGGAGACACTGATTGCAGCTCCACAGTTTTAAGGCCCTGAATACAAGAAATACAGTTGAGTACAGCggacatttatatatatgtatatatatatgaagccGCTAGTGCAAGTGCCTCTGAAATATTATGCGTGAATAAAAGTGAGCATTCTGTACAAGAAACGGGAAAACCACTTCTCAAGAGGCCTATCTTTTGAGGGAGGAAGGAAGGAATACTCAAATGATAACCAAGAGCCAAGCTTCTCATGGTATCCATCATTCAGCAAAATATTTGCAAACAAATTCACAAGCAGGTGAAAGAGCGATAACATACAAGGAATGCTTTGTTCTTCTCAGTTGGCCGCTTGCTTTCCACAGGTAAGCTCTCGAACATGCTTGAGCGCTCCCCTCAAACTATTCAAGGCCATCCTCTTCACCTGAATTTCCAACGGAGATAAGACTAGCAATTCATCAGCTTCATTGCTAACTTAGGCACTTGACAGTCATCATTTGCAACAGCAAGAGAATTTCCTTACCTCTAGCTTGTTTAATTTGGCACCGTGATCATCAGGAAGGCAATGAACTCCATCCATTACATGTATACACTCTTTCACACTTTCAGGGGAGATAAAGTGCAGCACCACACTCACACAAGACTGGAAGCATGATATATTACACGAACACATAAGCATCATCAGGAATACACAAATTGCACTTCACGTGTTTAGTTCATTAAGAAAAGCGTCTACTTTCCCTTCTTACCTTCAGATTTCTAATCTGATATGGGCATCCTAGAGGAACCATAACAGCCTCACCAACATGCTGCAAAACCGTCCAAGGTTCGATTTCTGGAAACAAAGCAAAGCATTCAGTTAATTTGGCAGACTTATATCACGTGTAGGAGGAACAAATTCGATAAGAAGCAAAGGAAAGCATTCATTCAATTTGAGCAGACTAATATAATATGTTCGGGAAAACGAAAAAGTCGAGGTGCTCTCTTACTGAATTCCTCCTTGAGCCTAGTTTTGTGGGCCTCGTCCAGAAAGAAACACTGATCAAGAATCGGATGGACCGCCTGCAGGTTTACGATGGCATTTCGGATTTAAACTCGAAAATGAAATAGGTCTTAGGACCTTTCAGTCTAAATCAATCAAAACTGTTTATTTTTGTGTCTCTTCTTGGGACCCACAAAAGCAGTTGTAAAAATCAGACAAGAAGATcaactcacattcttttccgaCCCAAATGGGAGGACAAACTCACTGGAGTGCCTCCGGAAGTACTCCATAAGCTTTGGGACATCTTCTCTGCGGAAAATGTCCCACTGGGCCCCACAATATTTACTTGAATCCTTTTTGAGATATCCATTTCCATCTGTGCAGAAGTTTCTGTCTGGAGATTCTTCAGAATTCTGGATGGCCTTCAAGGTCCCAGACTCAGAAATGGTATAGGATACAGGCGACCGATCTTGTGAAAGAGATCCATTCTGATAGCTTGGAGATGGCAATTCATCCGAGGAAACCCAAGATACTCGAGAAATCTTGTGTTGTAAAAGCAATTCTTCTATACTCATCTCTGTGAGTCCACTAGAATCTTCAGCACACGGGGATGGTTCTCGCTCCCCTTTATTCCGTGAGAATTGATCATCAGGAGTACTTGTTGGATCCCTTTCATTCTGAGCCTGATGCTTTCTCATCAgctttcttattttattgagATTCTCTGAGGAAATCAGATCATCTGTAGTATGCGCCAAAATATTAACCTAGGtttgaaacaaacaaaaggaatGAATAGCAAAGACAACACACTTTCTTTCGATATGTTTCATAAGAAGAGGCAGacagattttaattaaaaaattctaaattttctgATTTAGCTTGAATCATCTGACACAAATTTACCAGCCACAGGCAAGAGTGAAGAACCAGACTCATATGATCTGTAATACTTGAATTAGAGAAGAAGTGAACTAActgaaagagagaaagaaacgAACCGTGTCATATAGATCGTAACCTAACTTCAACACACAATGTGCCCGCATATGTTCCTCAGAGCTGTTGTACGAGATATAGACGTAGGGACCTAGCTCGGGTGACAGAGTCTCAAGTTGTGATTTTGAAGCAAGATTTAAAATGCCAGATTCGGGATTCACGTACTCTTGAAGAGGCAACTGATGAATAATCTCGGAATAATGACGAGGAAATTGTTCACGGAAATATCGGGATGCAAACCAAGCCTTCAGTTTCAGCATCTCTTGTCCTGTGTTCTGGTGAGCCCGACCTCTAAGAGGACCCCAGAAAAACTGTTTTATGCTGATTTCTACCTGCCATGGCATATAACAAATGTCCTTTTTCAGCTTTGATCAGCCACAGGACACATCGTAACAAGTTCAAACTATTTATAAGTATTTCCTTGGTTCTGCAATATTGCGCCACCACTGAGAAGAAAAAGTCTCAAGATAGTGCAATTTAGGATACTTTTAgccacaaaatatttttttttaaaaaaagtcaTTCCTAGTTGCTCCATTTCCTGGTCTCTGTGTTTGGTTCAGGAACACTATCCCAGTTTTCCTTATTTCTACCCTTCTTAAAGGATCcagaaatatagaaaattctcAGATAGCATACAATCCAACAAATTGTAAAGTGCAAAGCAACCCGTTTTTCACTTATGTCTTAACAGAATGTAAagaggaaaatggaaaaagtttCCCATGTTTTCTGAAACCAATTAGAGTTGCGTACTTACCTCACAGCACTCAAGGCAAGGAGGTGTTCCCTGGTTGCCCTCATGCTTGGCGATGCTACCCTCAAGGTAAGTGTAGAACATGACCACAGGATCCCAACTCAAATCAGACGCCTTTTGAAGAACATCATGAACAACTACCGGATGGCCTCTGCCCCAATGCTTCTGAAAATGCTCCCTTTTATCGGCACAAACTTCCAAAGAAGAGGGGTAATAAAGTAAATTATCATTTGAATATTTCCTCATGGCTGCCTGTTGCAAATGCTCTAAGCTGGCTCTATAATTCGCTCCATCACATATTGAGCAACAAGAGTCACTATTGAAGGCTTCTGGGAAATCATAACTGCAGACTATCTCTTCGGCCTTGCTCTCAAGCTCTTTGATCCAATTCACTGGGAAAGAAGATCTCAAATCGAAAACACCATTTCCACAGCCACCAAATTCACTCACTGGACAAGAAATCCCACCAACACTATTGCAAGCTTTTGAGTAAGCTAATGACAGGCAAGAAGTGAGGACCTTGCAGCCATTTTCTTGGTCATGTTTACGTATTAATTTCATACCGTTAAGTTCCTTGTATTCAAGCACAGAGGATTTTCTCTTATTAGCACATGCATTTCGAAGCACTTTCATTCCTTCGGGAAAGACCTTTTGACAGAAATCCCACCAACAGCTTAAGCAGAGGATGTAAGAACAGTTGGAGCACCTTCTATGGAGATCCACGATTGAGGATTTGCAATTATTGCTGCTCAAGAAGCAAAATCGAGTCATAGgacaaaagagagaaaatcctaataaactaataaaaaattacatgcCAAGGTTGGAGAGAATATGCTATACTGTACCATGTAGGTGGCTCAGAGCTAAATTCATGGTGGTTGACTTGCAGTTCGGAGATCTCCAATCCTGTGAATGCAAATCAATGAGctgaatatataaaataaaaatgtgatTGAGGAAAACTAAAAGGTTTCATGCTAGGACCTTTTATTGCTGCCTCCAGTTCGAGTTCAATGCTCTGCTCCTCATTGATTTGCTTCAGAATGGGAAGAAGTGCACAGATCAAGTAATGAAAGCTTAGAATTCTATCTGCTCTACTTTCATCACCGGAAAGTTCCTGAACAAAGATAAAACTCCTGATTTAAAGCATCACCATCAAATGTCGCACAGGACTCGTCTAGTTTAAAACCTAACGGATAAATGGTAATTCGAACCTGACAGCTAGTGGCTTGAGATTGGCCGTCAACACATGCCTTGCAGCTACAAGTTCTTCGACAAACTGGGCATTGCATCTTAACTTCTTCCTGAGTATCAAAATACCTGAGTTCATTCGAACTTTTAGTGTTAGATACATCTTTGCTTTCTCAAACCGACTCAAGACAACTTTGCTGAAAGACAGAGTAGAGCGCAATGTCATATGTGACAGTGTTCTTAATAATTACAGACATGTAAGATGAGTGGATTCATATAGTATCCAGGATTTCGTATCCACATTTTGGGCAGTACATCCTAACTGGAATAATCTGCATCCCAACAGACACAGCATAAAATGGCTAAAATACACCAATTGCATTCTAGTAAGCAGACAATCAAAATCATTATTCACTAAGGATGTTTTTACCCGAATTCGGCACCAAAgctataaataaaagaaacatCTCTTTGATGTTCTAAAAAAGCCCATGAGCACAAACCTCTCTTTAATGCACTCCATGCAATAGAACTCTTTTCGACAATTTGAACACTTGATCAGATTACTTGAGTCACTGCTCTTGCACCAATGGCACTTCTTCCTCCCACCACCCCTCTTCACACTCTCCCCATTCCTCTTGTAAGGCAATACCTTCCAAAAcaagtaaataaaaagaaattcaagtcCCAATCTTACAAACTAAAACAAAGCATACAACCAAGAATTCAACTCATTATCTACCTGAACTGACCCAATGGGCACGGGCTCAATGTTCTTGGACCGGAACCTCCGCCTCGGAGCAATTCCCGGATTGGCCCCGACCTTAACATCCAAAAAGGTCCCAGCATTGCAAGAATTCCTACTGGGCCGGGCAGGAGACTGGGAGATTACCATAATGCCATTGGGCAATCGCCTCATCATGTCCCCGTCACCGCCCTCCTCCGtctccttcctcttctccacCTCCCTCGTCACCACCATCCTCACCAGCTCCCTCGCCAGGTTCCGCCTCTTCAATTTCACCGACCGCTTCACTGACTTGTCGATCTTCTGAGCCCTAATCTGCAGCCCGTCTttgctcttcttcatcaatttcTTGGTGTACTGCCTCTGGATTTTGAGGGATTCGGGGACCTTCTCCCTGTGCTGCCGGTGGAGCCCCTGCAGGTAGTGGATTTCGCAGAGCTTCTTGCCTTCCTTGACAGGGCGGCCGCACCGCCAGCTCCGGCCGTCGGTTCGGTTGCACCGCAGGTGCTCCGGCAGGGCCTCCTTCCCCGCCATTGCCCGTCGGAAAGATCAGGATTTCGCCGGGAAAATCGTATCTTTCGGCCGAAATCAGCCGGGAAAAGTGAGCAGAAGCTGTGGTTTTTGGGCAAAgcttgaagaaaaaaagagggtTTTTAGACTGTGATGATATTTATTAGAGACGAAAGATGGAAAGCGAGTTGAGTGAGAGTGGCATCCCCCGTAATTTCAAGGAAACAAGGAGCCCAAATCGGTCCAAGAAATCTCAGTTCTGGCGATCCGATCCCAACTTCCAAATTGGGGATTGAGATTTTTGGGGTTCGGCAACAAATTCTTGATGTGCACTGCAGGCTTGGCTTTGTAAGATTTCTGTCTGCAGTAGCTTTGAACAGAAAATGTACTTTATGTTCGATGAAAACACAGGATGCTTCATCAACCTATCAGCTGATACTAATTGTCGTCCAGCGTCGGTTTGACTATGTTCACCGAGACGAATAATGTTCCTTTTGTCAGCCAAAGGCAATGTTCGTAATCAAAGGGGAGTCTGCTTGGGTTGATCCTTTTCCACGTATCCAATGTAGAATCTGATGTGCTGAATGGTTCGATTTGCAATTCGCTTCACCTTCTTATTTTTGACACCCCCGGGTTCTCGGCCTATCCGTGTTCTTGCCTTTTGGATAGTACTCTGTCTCCACAGCAATTATAGTGCAGCAAGATGTGCATGAGACATAACCAAATTGTTTGATATATCAAAGTTGATAAAAATTCGCTTTTTGATACGGGCGATGATTTGCCAGAGACATCGTTATTACTTGTGATACGTTGCTGACAAAGCATCAAATTCATCAGTTGTCATTCTACATGAGACTTCTTTATCGATGCTTAACTATTGTCTTTCTTTGTCCCGCGTTTTGGAATGTGGCAAATCCAGACACGAACTCTTACAAATTATCAGTTACCTTCGTCAATCTCGTGTTATCTTTTATAGTGACGAATTGATAGAGCACGCAATTGTCATGGACCGGCATACTCTGCTGACAACTTGTCCAAAACTGGTTCTCTTTCATTTGCTGATATGCAATttcaccaaagaaaaaaagaaaatgctgaCATGCAAAGGGTAGCTCTTCTGCAGCTCTGCCaatgtttatatttttatttatttatatttttcgaCTTGTACTATTTGATTCGGAAATTTAATGAACCTCTGCTAATCCAATCGAGTCAGTTCAGTCCACTAAAAGATAAACTTTTCCgatcaaaatatatttgtttatttctcTTTACTTCTATTATCTTGAAAAACTCTTCCAAAATAATATCTTTGCAGCAATTCTGTTTTTGGGCACCAAGATAAATATTAACTCCTCAATTCAGTACAAGACTAATATAGCTGTACTTAATATTATCATACTGCAGCTCTTGGCCCCAGC
The sequence above is drawn from the Punica granatum isolate Tunisia-2019 chromosome 5, ASM765513v2, whole genome shotgun sequence genome and encodes:
- the LOC116208595 gene encoding lysine-specific demethylase JMJ25-like, giving the protein MAGKEALPEHLRCNRTDGRSWRCGRPVKEGKKLCEIHYLQGLHRQHREKVPESLKIQRQYTKKLMKKSKDGLQIRAQKIDKSVKRSVKLKRRNLARELVRMVVTREVEKRKETEEGGDGDMMRRLPNGIMVISQSPARPSRNSCNAGTFLDVKVGANPGIAPRRRFRSKNIEPVPIGSVQVLPYKRNGESVKRGGGRKKCHWCKSSDSSNLIKCSNCRKEFYCMECIKERYFDTQEEVKMQCPVCRRTCSCKACVDGQSQATSCQELSGDESRADRILSFHYLICALLPILKQINEEQSIELELEAAIKGLEISELQVNHHEFSSEPPTCNNCKSSIVDLHRRCSNCSYILCLSCWWDFCQKVFPEGMKVLRNACANKRKSSVLEYKELNGMKLIRKHDQENGCKVLTSCLSLAYSKACNSVGGISCPVSEFGGCGNGVFDLRSSFPVNWIKELESKAEEIVCSYDFPEAFNSDSCCSICDGANYRASLEHLQQAAMRKYSNDNLLYYPSSLEVCADKREHFQKHWGRGHPVVVHDVLQKASDLSWDPVVMFYTYLEGSIAKHEGNQGTPPCLECCEVEISIKQFFWGPLRGRAHQNTGQEMLKLKAWFASRYFREQFPRHYSEIIHQLPLQEYVNPESGILNLASKSQLETLSPELGPYVYISYNSSEEHMRAHCVLKLGYDLYDTVNILAHTTDDLISSENLNKIRKLMRKHQAQNERDPTSTPDDQFSRNKGEREPSPCAEDSSGLTEMSIEELLLQHKISRVSWVSSDELPSPSYQNGSLSQDRSPVSYTISESGTLKAIQNSEESPDRNFCTDGNGYLKKDSSKYCGAQWDIFRREDVPKLMEYFRRHSSEFVLPFGSEKNAVHPILDQCFFLDEAHKTRLKEEFKIEPWTVLQHVGEAVMVPLGCPYQIRNLKSCVSVVLHFISPESVKECIHVMDGVHCLPDDHGAKLNKLEVKRMALNSLRGALKHVRELTCGKQAAN